The following DNA comes from Alphaproteobacteria bacterium HT1-32.
TCGTGGTTGCCAGCGGCAACCGGCGCCTGGCATCAAGCTACTTCGACATTGCCCGGGAACACAGGCTGTTTCGGCAATATTGCATGCAGTTCACCGGCAAGCCGGAAGAACGTGGTCTGGCGCACCAGCAGGCATCCAATCAGGAACACAAACTTATTCTCGAAGCGTTGCGCAAGCAGGACACGCAGGCAGCAGGTGAACTGCTGTATCAGCACGACCTCAGCGGACAGCAACGCACCGACGAATTGCGCACGGCGGCCGCAGCAAAAACATCAGCCGCCTGACAACGGGAGAACAGAAAATGAAACGTCTTTTACCTTCAGTTTTACTCGGAGCTGCCCTCGTGGCATCTCCTGCCCTGGCCGAATTTCCGGAAAAGGAAATCGTGGTCATGGTCAATTATGGTGCCGGTGGCGCCGTTGATCGCACAGCGCGTTCATTGCAGAAGTTCCTCCCGACGGCGCTTGGCCAGACCGTGGTTGTTGAAAATCATGGTGGGGCAAGCGGCAAGATCGGCATCCAGAAATATATGGATGCCCCGCATGATGGCTATACGGTTCTGACCGCATTCGCACCGGCCACAACCTACGTCAAGTTCAAGGACCCCAAGGTTTTCAGCATGGATGACCTCGCCGTCATCAACGTGCAGTGGACTGACCCGGCAATCCTGATCGCACGCAAGGATACGGGCTGGAAAACTCTCGACGACATGATCGAGGCCGTGAAGGCCGATCCGAACAAATACACCATTTCCTCAAGTGGCGCCGGAGCCGTCGGCAACCTGTTGTCGCAGGATCTGTTCAGGAAACTCGGCCTGAAGATCAAGATCGTGCCTTACAAAGGTGGCGGCAAAGCCCGCAAAGCCTTCCTCAGCGGTGAAGTCAACATGACAGCAGCCGGTGCAGGCGGTGCGCTCTCCGCGCGCGACGAGGCTGTCGTGCTTGGCGCTTTCTGGTCCGGCAAGGTCGAAGGCTGGCCGGAAGCAAAGCCGCTCAACCCGATGCTGGAAAAGTATGGTGTGACTGTGCCTGACGGTGGTGCCTACCGGTTCCATGCGGTCCATGCAGATGTGAAGAAAAATCACCCTGACCGCTTTGCAAAGCTGGTCGAGGCATTCCGCACGACCACGACCGAAGACAAGGATTTCATCGCTTTCGCCGACAAGACAGGCGTTGGCCGTGACTGGCATGGTCCCGACAAGTCTGACGCGCTGATCCGCAGCGTCGACAAGACTTTCGAGGATATTCTGTCCGGAAAGTAAACCGGCACGAAAGCAGATCTGTCAGGTTTTCTGACTGAGGATAAAACGTCCGGCTTCTTCACAGGGCCGGACGTTCTTCATATCCTGACATCTCATTGCACCTGACCACACACCAAACAGACTGAAACATTCATGCGTCTGAAATCCATCTTTCCTGTCCTTGCAGTTACGGTTCTGGGCTTTGGCTGGGCTGTCTGGATGTTGCAGGGCACGCTTGCCGATAAATATGGCGGCGCCGAATCAGTCCTGCTGATAGAGCCCCTCGTCTGGCTTCTGGGCGGTGCAGGCTTTCTGGTCATCATCGAAAT
Coding sequences within:
- a CDS encoding tripartite tricarboxylate transporter substrate binding protein; protein product: MKRLLPSVLLGAALVASPALAEFPEKEIVVMVNYGAGGAVDRTARSLQKFLPTALGQTVVVENHGGASGKIGIQKYMDAPHDGYTVLTAFAPATTYVKFKDPKVFSMDDLAVINVQWTDPAILIARKDTGWKTLDDMIEAVKADPNKYTISSSGAGAVGNLLSQDLFRKLGLKIKIVPYKGGGKARKAFLSGEVNMTAAGAGGALSARDEAVVLGAFWSGKVEGWPEAKPLNPMLEKYGVTVPDGGAYRFHAVHADVKKNHPDRFAKLVEAFRTTTTEDKDFIAFADKTGVGRDWHGPDKSDALIRSVDKTFEDILSGK